The DNA segment ACCGGTTCGCGGCGGCGTGCCACCTGCTCGACGGCAATCCCGCGTAGTGGACCGACTCGACCTCGTCCCGAGCCTCCAGCCATTCGGCGAGCGCGGTGGCGTTGGCCACATGCCGTTCCAGGCGCAGCGACAGGGTCTCGATCCCTTGCAGCACGAGGAAACTCGTCAATGGCGCGATGGCGGCGCCGGTGTCGCGCAAGAGCTGCACGCGCAGCTTCGCCGCGTACGCGCCAGGGCCGAGTGCCTGCCAGTACTGGAGGCCGTTGTAGCTGGGATCGGGTTCGGTGAAGCCGGGAAAGCGGTCCGCGTGCGCGCCGAAGTCGAAGGTGCCGCCGTCGACGACGACACCGGCGACCGCCGTTCCGTGCCCTCCGAGGTATTTGGTCGCCGAGTGCACGACGATGTCGGCGCCGTGGTCGATGGGGCGCAGCAAGTAGGGCGTCGGCACCGTGTTGTCGACCACGAGCGGCAGGCCGGTCTCGTGCGCGAGCGCTGCGACGGCCTCGATGTCGAGCACGTTGGCCCTCGGGTTGCCGAGTGTCTCGGCGAAGAACAACTTCGTGTTGGGCCGCGCCGCGGCTCGCCACGCGTCGAGGTCGTCGGGATCATCCACAAACGACACGTCGATGCCGAGCTTGGGCAACGTGTAGTTGAAGAGGTTGTAGGTTCCGCCGTACAGCGAAGCGCTGGAAACGAGGTGATCGCCCGCGCCCGCGAGATTCAGGATGGCGGCGGTCACGGCGGCCTGCCCCGAGGCGAAAGCGACCGCGGCGACACCGCCCTCCAGCGCGGCGATCCGCTGTTCCAGCACGTCCTGTGTCGGGTTGTTGATGCGCGTGTAGATGTTGCCCGGCTCGGCCAGGCTGAACAGGTCCGCACCGTGCTTTGTGTCCCTGAACACATAGGACGTCGTCTGGTAGATGGGTGTCGCCCTGGCTCCCGTCGTGGGATCGGGTGCGGCACCCGCGTGGATCTGCTGAGTCTCGAATGACCAGCCTGCTGGTGTTTCCGTCATCTGGATCCCCACCTCGTTTCGGTTTCCGCGATCGACCGGATCACGGTACGTGTTCAGTTAACGGCCCTTCCGCAAGTGCTCGCATCTCGTCCCAGCCAACGGAACATGCCCGGTTTCGTGCCGACAGAAAGAAATCGTGCTGCCAGCTAGCACAACGGATCCCCTGTCGGCAAACGGCTCCACGGCGCGGCTCAATCCGTGGAACGCGGTTTGCCCCCGCGCGAATTCCCAGCAAGGTGGCTCACGAACCCGGCGTGCGCGTGTCGATCCACGCCGTGCGCAGCACCCAGAAAGGCACTCAGGAACCATCATGGCAGAGCAGAACACGAGCGAGCAGCAGACCGCACTCCCGGAACGCCCCGGGCGGAAGAAGGGTGTGCTGATCGGTGTCGCCGTCGCCGTCGTCATCGCACTCGTCGCGGTCATCCTCCTCGTGACGACCAACAACGACGACAGCGCCGCGTCCGGCGGCAACGTCACCGTCCGCATCGGAACGACGGAGGCGAGCAGCGAGTACTGGACGGTACTCAAGGAGGTCGCGGCCGAAGAGGGCATCACCATCGAAACGGTCAACTTCGGCGACTACACCCAGGCCAACCCGGCGCTCTCGCAGGGGCAGATCGACCTGAATCTCTTCCAGCACCTGCTCTTTCTCGCCAACTACAACGTCGCCAGTGACGACACGCTGACGCCGATCGCGTCGACCTACATCGTCCCGCTGGCGCTG comes from the Prauserella marina genome and includes:
- a CDS encoding bifunctional o-acetylhomoserine/o-acetylserine sulfhydrylase — its product is MTETPAGWSFETQQIHAGAAPDPTTGARATPIYQTTSYVFRDTKHGADLFSLAEPGNIYTRINNPTQDVLEQRIAALEGGVAAVAFASGQAAVTAAILNLAGAGDHLVSSASLYGGTYNLFNYTLPKLGIDVSFVDDPDDLDAWRAAARPNTKLFFAETLGNPRANVLDIEAVAALAHETGLPLVVDNTVPTPYLLRPIDHGADIVVHSATKYLGGHGTAVAGVVVDGGTFDFGAHADRFPGFTEPDPSYNGLQYWQALGPGAYAAKLRVQLLRDTGAAIAPLTSFLVLQGIETLSLRLERHVANATALAEWLEARDEVESVHYAGLPSSRWHAAANRYLPRGAGAVVSFELRGGVDAGRAFVDGTSLFSQLVNIGDVRSLIVHPASTTHSQLTADEQARSGVTPGLVRLSVGLEGIEDLKADLEAGFRAAKDAL